In Pseudoalteromonas sp. NC201, a single window of DNA contains:
- a CDS encoding GGDEF domain-containing protein, whose product MENVHILTQRLPTRGDYLPFNSEQYSTQGGEHYARLVDKLQTTLNIEELLTIYAEHVARISKISGLQFHCSLGVFQMKDSDSQFPASTFDLELEKEHLGQLVYFSEFPFSEAIKAKLSKLHACLIYPMRNALMYNRVLQLATKDSLTGLYNRSQFTDNLEEKLERCRRQHRNFSLMLLDLDNFKQVNDVHGHKAGDEVLVEFSRILQTSTRATDSVFRFGGDEFAILIDDPAFTTNKVIAERIMEAVRKSSMLAKYTVTTSIGFTLASSHDTADNIFARSDSGLYRAKAAGRNCARAV is encoded by the coding sequence ATGGAAAATGTCCATATTTTGACACAGAGATTGCCGACCAGAGGCGATTACTTGCCGTTCAATTCTGAACAGTATAGTACGCAAGGCGGTGAACACTACGCGCGATTAGTCGACAAACTTCAGACAACACTCAACATTGAAGAGCTGTTGACTATTTACGCGGAGCATGTGGCAAGAATTTCAAAAATTTCGGGGCTCCAGTTCCATTGTAGCCTTGGTGTCTTTCAGATGAAGGACAGCGATAGCCAATTTCCGGCTAGTACGTTTGATCTTGAGCTAGAAAAAGAGCACTTAGGACAGCTGGTGTATTTCAGTGAGTTTCCATTTAGTGAAGCGATCAAGGCAAAATTGTCAAAATTACACGCCTGTTTAATTTACCCAATGCGTAATGCCTTGATGTACAACCGTGTATTGCAATTAGCAACTAAGGACTCTCTAACAGGACTTTATAATCGCAGTCAATTTACTGACAATTTAGAAGAGAAACTCGAGCGTTGCCGTCGTCAACATCGTAATTTTAGCCTAATGCTTTTAGATTTAGACAACTTTAAGCAGGTGAATGATGTTCATGGTCATAAAGCCGGTGATGAAGTGTTGGTTGAGTTTTCACGTATTTTGCAAACCTCAACGCGCGCAACTGATTCGGTATTTAGATTCGGTGGTGATGAGTTCGCCATTTTAATTGACGATCCTGCGTTTACAACCAACAAGGTAATTGCAGAAAGAATTATGGAAGCCGTAAGAAAGTCGAGCATGTTGGCTAAATATACGGTGACCACGAGCATTGGCTTTACGCTGGCATCGAGCCATGATACTGCCGACAACATATTTGCTCGTTCGGATAGCGGCTTATACCGCGCCAAAGCAGCCGGACGAAACTGCGCTCGCGCAGTATAA
- the fabZ gene encoding 3-hydroxyacyl-ACP dehydratase FabZ produces MANELNSFDIQEILKLLPHRYPMLLVDKVVDFKPGEYLHAIKNVTINEPIFTGHFPEQPIFPGVLILEAMAQATGLLGFKTVENRSENELYLFAAIDNARFKQPVLPGDTMHLHVKFEKERRNIWKFSAEAKVEGKTVCSAEIMCARREF; encoded by the coding sequence TTGGCTAACGAATTAAACAGCTTTGATATCCAAGAGATTTTAAAACTTCTTCCGCACCGCTACCCAATGTTGCTTGTTGACAAAGTGGTAGACTTTAAGCCTGGCGAATATCTTCACGCGATTAAAAACGTGACGATTAATGAGCCTATTTTCACGGGTCACTTCCCAGAGCAACCTATTTTCCCAGGAGTGTTGATCCTAGAAGCGATGGCACAGGCAACTGGTTTACTTGGTTTTAAAACGGTCGAGAATCGCAGCGAGAATGAACTATACTTATTTGCAGCGATTGACAATGCACGTTTCAAACAACCTGTTCTACCGGGTGACACGATGCATTTGCACGTTAAGTTCGAAAAAGAACGCCGTAATATCTGGAAATTCAGTGCTGAAGCTAAAGTAGAAGGCAAAACTGTGTGTTCAGCTGAAATTATGTGTGCTAGAAGAGAGTTTTAA
- the dnaE gene encoding DNA polymerase III subunit alpha → MPAPQFVHLRVHSDFSMVDGLAKTKPIVARAEELAMPALAITDQMNLCGLVRFYGGAHGAGIKPIIGADFWLKSDQFPDEPSRILVLAKNNQGYKNLTLLISDAYLRGHVFHRPVIDKEWLAKYKEGLILISGAKDGDLGKAILKGNPKLIEETLAFYEQHFSDHFYIELQRTARAQEEEYLHGAVEVAAARNIPVVATNEVVFLHEKDFDAHEIRVAIHDGYTLEDKNRPKRFSKEQYLKTSEQMQALFSDIPEALENTVEIAKRCNVTVQLGTYFLPDYPTGDLAIEDFLVKVSRDGLEERLQFLFPDENDRKEKRGEYDDRLQVELDVINQMGFPGYFLIVMEFIQWSKDNGIPVGPGRGSGAGSLVAYALKITDLDPLEFDLLFERFLNPERVSMPDFDVDFCMDRRDEVIDHVAKLYGRDAVSQIITFGTMAAKAVIRDVGRVLGHPYGFVDRISKLVPGDPGMTLAKAFDVEPRLPEAYDSDEEVRELIDKCRILEGCTRNAGKHAGGVVISPTTITDFAALYCDEEGKFPVTQFDKNDVETAGLVKFDFLGLRTLTILQWALDMANERLGRESREPIDIAAIPLDDPASFKVLLDAQTTAVFQLESRGMKDLIRRLKPDCFEDMIALVALFRPGPLQSGMVDNFIDRKHGREEVSYPDAQYQHESLQPILEPTYGIILYQEQVMQIAQVLAGYSLGGADLLRRAMGKKKPEEMAKQRATFEDGAKDNGVEGELAMKIFDLVEKFAGYGFNKSHSAAYALVSYQTLWMKTHFPAEFMAAVMSADMDNTDKIVTLVDECENMKLTLLPPDVNAGVYKFAVNLQGEIVYGLGAIKGVGEGPVEAILEARAQGGEFKDLFDFCARVDLKRLNKRVIEKLIYAGALDKLGPDRDQPGRATLLASLKDAMKSAEQHHKAESLGQSDLFGLLAVEPEEVEQAFIKATPLSDKEWLNGEKETLGLYLTGHPINQYRKELKYYTSGKLVDLQPGNRDTVATAAGLVINARTLINKKGARWGLITLDDKSARIDVRLFPEQFEMYQEMLQINQILVISGQVSFDNFSGGITMTAREISTIAQAREKRISAIKMTLNMAQIDANFFDNFKKVLEPYKFGTCPVKIKYQRPDALAELTLGTQWCVTPSDELLTRLSLLAAQELELEFN, encoded by the coding sequence ATGCCAGCCCCGCAGTTTGTCCATTTGCGTGTACACAGTGACTTCTCAATGGTGGATGGTCTAGCGAAGACCAAACCAATTGTGGCAAGGGCCGAAGAGCTTGCAATGCCTGCGCTTGCCATCACCGATCAAATGAACTTATGTGGTTTGGTGCGTTTTTATGGTGGCGCACACGGGGCAGGGATCAAGCCAATAATTGGTGCGGATTTTTGGCTAAAGTCAGATCAGTTTCCTGATGAACCAAGCCGAATTCTCGTTCTCGCCAAGAACAATCAAGGGTATAAAAACCTCACCTTGTTGATCTCCGATGCCTATCTTCGTGGTCATGTATTCCATCGTCCTGTTATTGATAAAGAATGGCTCGCCAAATACAAAGAAGGGCTGATCCTTATCTCCGGCGCGAAAGATGGCGATTTAGGTAAAGCCATCTTAAAAGGCAATCCTAAGCTAATTGAAGAAACGCTGGCGTTTTACGAGCAACATTTTAGCGACCATTTTTATATTGAGCTGCAACGCACAGCACGTGCACAAGAAGAAGAATATCTCCATGGTGCTGTGGAGGTCGCGGCTGCGCGTAATATACCCGTCGTTGCGACGAATGAAGTGGTGTTTTTACACGAAAAAGACTTTGATGCCCACGAAATTCGTGTTGCTATTCACGACGGCTATACATTAGAAGACAAAAATCGACCAAAACGCTTTTCTAAAGAGCAATATTTAAAGACTTCTGAGCAAATGCAAGCGCTCTTTAGTGACATTCCAGAAGCTTTAGAAAACACCGTAGAAATCGCCAAACGCTGTAACGTGACGGTACAGCTTGGCACCTACTTCCTACCAGATTATCCAACGGGCGATCTGGCGATTGAAGATTTCTTGGTAAAAGTGTCGCGAGATGGCCTAGAAGAACGGTTGCAGTTCTTATTTCCTGATGAAAATGATCGCAAAGAAAAGCGTGGTGAATATGACGACCGTCTGCAGGTTGAACTCGATGTTATCAACCAAATGGGATTCCCTGGTTACTTCTTAATCGTAATGGAGTTCATTCAGTGGAGTAAGGATAACGGCATCCCTGTAGGTCCTGGTCGTGGTTCCGGTGCCGGCTCTTTGGTGGCATATGCGCTTAAGATCACAGATCTTGACCCACTTGAATTCGATCTTCTATTCGAACGATTCCTTAACCCCGAGCGGGTTTCGATGCCAGACTTTGACGTCGACTTCTGTATGGATAGACGAGACGAGGTAATTGATCACGTTGCTAAACTGTACGGTCGAGACGCCGTATCTCAGATCATCACCTTTGGTACGATGGCGGCAAAAGCGGTAATTCGAGACGTTGGTCGTGTGCTTGGTCACCCTTACGGCTTCGTAGATAGGATCTCTAAGCTTGTACCTGGCGACCCTGGGATGACACTTGCCAAAGCGTTTGATGTTGAACCTCGCTTGCCTGAAGCTTACGATAGCGATGAAGAAGTTCGTGAACTGATTGATAAATGTCGTATTCTTGAAGGCTGTACGCGTAACGCAGGTAAACACGCCGGTGGTGTTGTTATCTCGCCTACTACCATTACCGACTTTGCAGCGCTGTATTGCGATGAAGAAGGTAAGTTCCCAGTTACCCAGTTTGATAAGAACGACGTAGAAACTGCAGGTCTGGTTAAGTTTGACTTCCTCGGTCTAAGAACGCTAACCATTTTGCAATGGGCACTCGACATGGCGAACGAACGCCTTGGCAGAGAAAGTCGCGAGCCGATTGATATCGCTGCGATCCCATTGGATGACCCTGCAAGTTTTAAAGTGTTATTAGACGCACAAACAACTGCGGTATTCCAGCTGGAATCTCGTGGTATGAAAGACTTGATCCGTCGCTTGAAGCCAGACTGTTTCGAAGACATGATCGCACTGGTTGCGCTATTCCGTCCGGGTCCTTTGCAATCAGGCATGGTAGATAACTTTATCGACCGTAAGCATGGTCGTGAAGAAGTATCGTATCCAGACGCACAATACCAGCATGAAAGTCTACAACCCATACTGGAGCCAACCTACGGGATCATCCTATATCAAGAACAGGTAATGCAGATAGCGCAGGTGCTTGCCGGTTATAGTCTAGGTGGCGCTGACTTGCTTCGTCGTGCGATGGGTAAGAAAAAGCCTGAAGAAATGGCGAAGCAACGTGCAACGTTCGAAGATGGTGCCAAAGATAATGGCGTCGAAGGCGAACTTGCCATGAAAATCTTCGACTTGGTAGAAAAGTTCGCGGGTTACGGCTTTAACAAATCACACTCCGCAGCCTACGCGTTAGTGTCGTACCAAACGCTATGGATGAAGACCCATTTCCCTGCCGAGTTTATGGCGGCAGTAATGTCAGCGGATATGGATAACACTGACAAAATCGTAACCTTGGTAGATGAATGCGAAAACATGAAGTTGACGCTGCTACCACCTGATGTGAATGCCGGTGTCTACAAATTTGCTGTAAATCTTCAAGGTGAGATCGTCTATGGTTTAGGTGCGATAAAAGGCGTAGGTGAAGGCCCCGTTGAAGCGATCCTTGAAGCGCGAGCCCAAGGGGGAGAATTTAAAGATTTATTCGACTTCTGTGCGCGAGTTGATTTAAAGCGTCTAAATAAACGCGTGATTGAAAAGCTCATTTACGCAGGAGCGCTTGATAAGCTTGGTCCTGACAGAGATCAGCCTGGGCGCGCGACTTTACTGGCAAGCTTAAAAGATGCCATGAAGTCGGCAGAGCAGCATCACAAAGCCGAATCACTTGGACAGAGCGACTTATTTGGTTTGCTAGCAGTTGAGCCTGAGGAGGTTGAGCAAGCCTTTATCAAAGCCACGCCGCTCAGCGATAAAGAATGGTTAAATGGGGAAAAAGAAACCTTAGGTCTTTATCTAACAGGCCACCCAATTAACCAATATCGTAAAGAATTAAAATATTATACCTCTGGCAAGTTAGTTGACTTACAACCCGGTAATCGTGATACGGTAGCAACCGCGGCGGGGCTGGTTATCAATGCTCGTACCTTGATAAACAAAAAAGGAGCGCGGTGGGGGCTTATCACTTTAGATGACAAAAGTGCCCGAATTGATGTACGCTTATTTCCTGAACAGTTTGAAATGTACCAAGAAATGCTGCAAATTAACCAAATCTTGGTAATATCTGGACAGGTCAGCTTTGATAACTTCTCTGGTGGCATTACAATGACCGCAAGAGAAATCTCTACCATTGCTCAGGCGCGAGAAAAGCGTATTAGTGCAATAAAAATGACGCTAAATATGGCTCAAATTGACGCGAACTTCTTTGATAATTTCAAAAAAGTGCTAGAACCATACAAATTTGGAACGTGTCCGGTAAAAATTAAATATCAGCGTCCTGATGCATTAGCAGAGTTAACATTAGGAACACAATGGTGTGTGACGCCAAGTGATGAGCTTTTAACTCGTTTATCACTGTTGGCGGCGCAGGAATTAGAATTAGAATTTAACTAA
- the lpxA gene encoding acyl-ACP--UDP-N-acetylglucosamine O-acyltransferase — protein MAIHPTAIIESGARLGENVSVGPYSYIGNDVVIGDNCKIESHVVIKGPSEIGSGNHIFQFASVGEACQDKKYKDEPTKLIIGDNNVIRECATIHRGTIQDEGITRIGSNNLFMAYTHVAHDAVIGSNVIFANNASVAGHVHIGDWVILAGNSGVHQFCKVGSHAFIGMYSGVNQDVPPFVTTTGTPARPVAINTEGLKRRGFESDEIMATRRAYKTLFRKGLRLEDALEALKEEASEFAAVQQMIDFIATSNRGLIR, from the coding sequence ATGGCTATTCATCCTACCGCAATTATCGAATCAGGCGCGCGTCTAGGCGAGAATGTTTCTGTAGGCCCTTATAGTTATATTGGCAATGACGTAGTCATTGGTGATAACTGTAAGATTGAATCACATGTAGTGATCAAAGGCCCATCTGAGATTGGTTCAGGCAATCACATTTTCCAATTCGCGTCAGTAGGAGAAGCCTGCCAAGATAAAAAGTACAAGGATGAACCAACTAAGCTAATTATTGGTGATAACAACGTTATTCGTGAGTGTGCGACTATCCATCGTGGCACAATTCAAGACGAAGGGATCACGCGAATTGGTAGCAACAACTTATTTATGGCTTACACCCATGTAGCACACGACGCAGTCATTGGCAGCAATGTGATTTTCGCTAACAATGCGAGTGTAGCCGGACACGTACATATTGGTGACTGGGTTATCCTTGCGGGTAATTCTGGTGTACATCAATTTTGTAAAGTGGGTTCACATGCCTTTATTGGTATGTACTCGGGTGTGAACCAAGACGTGCCGCCATTTGTTACAACGACTGGCACGCCAGCGAGACCCGTTGCAATTAATACTGAAGGCTTAAAGCGTCGCGGCTTTGAGTCTGATGAAATCATGGCAACAAGACGCGCATACAAAACGTTGTTCCGTAAGGGGCTGCGTTTAGAAGATGCGTTAGAAGCGCTAAAAGAAGAGGCTTCTGAGTTCGCAGCAGTTCAACAAATGATTGATTTTATTGCGACTTCTAATCGTGGTTTGATCCGCTAA
- the tilS gene encoding tRNA lysidine(34) synthetase TilS — protein MINSRVYQQVESSLKVLSSSLDAKGLCIALSGGVDSVVLLHLCREYANKHNVILQAVYVNHGLSQHATQWQQFCQSLCETLNVPFVAKQVVITRKTRTSLEAQAREARYQALDDAAKAGFAIVLGQHADDQVETFLLRLKRGSGLLGLGAMRATTQLASGRYCIRPLLAVSRSDIEAFAQQFGLEHITDESNADDVFDRNFLRNQVIPLLTSRFKGFVGNTLRSIDILQRQQAIIDEVSEEDLQKCRCRMALNITALQRLSYARRDNVIRLWLSKQGIEMPSHKQLDEIVQQAFLSRQDSQLEIRFKQGAVRRYRDALYWVTETSQKHDIETVNLNELSGQSTPVALQTGKGIRKPFTDEIVSIRYGRLKDKIKPQSKPGSNTLKHWLKDLHIPSWERDSIAVVYYNDTPVAVNGLFVSADHAEDDGIIWVVKDD, from the coding sequence ATGATTAATAGTCGGGTTTACCAGCAAGTAGAGTCAAGTTTAAAGGTATTGAGTTCCAGCCTCGACGCCAAAGGGTTGTGTATTGCTTTATCTGGTGGTGTGGATTCGGTTGTGTTGCTCCATCTTTGTCGAGAATATGCAAACAAGCATAACGTTATACTCCAAGCGGTTTATGTTAATCATGGCTTGTCACAGCACGCTACGCAGTGGCAGCAATTTTGCCAATCACTTTGTGAAACACTTAATGTTCCCTTTGTTGCAAAACAGGTTGTCATTACTCGAAAAACCCGCACTAGCCTTGAAGCTCAAGCACGCGAAGCTCGCTATCAAGCTTTAGATGACGCGGCCAAAGCCGGTTTTGCAATCGTACTTGGGCAACATGCCGATGACCAAGTAGAAACTTTCTTACTGAGATTAAAGCGCGGCTCTGGATTACTCGGGCTTGGAGCGATGAGAGCGACAACTCAGCTGGCATCAGGGCGATATTGTATTCGTCCGTTACTAGCCGTTAGTCGCAGTGACATTGAAGCATTTGCACAGCAGTTTGGCCTTGAGCATATTACTGATGAGTCCAACGCCGACGATGTGTTTGACCGTAACTTTTTACGCAATCAGGTGATCCCGCTACTTACCTCTCGATTCAAAGGTTTTGTAGGTAACACACTGCGCAGTATTGATATTTTACAGCGCCAACAAGCCATAATTGATGAGGTGAGTGAAGAAGACTTGCAAAAGTGTCGTTGTCGGATGGCGCTAAATATCACGGCTTTACAACGGCTCTCTTATGCAAGAAGAGATAATGTTATCAGACTGTGGCTATCAAAGCAGGGCATAGAGATGCCGAGTCACAAACAGCTAGATGAAATCGTACAACAGGCGTTTTTATCGCGCCAAGACAGTCAACTTGAAATTCGTTTTAAGCAAGGCGCAGTGAGGCGCTATCGTGATGCACTTTATTGGGTAACGGAAACTAGCCAAAAGCATGACATTGAGACCGTTAACCTCAACGAACTCAGCGGGCAAAGTACACCTGTTGCTTTACAAACTGGCAAGGGGATCCGCAAACCTTTCACGGATGAAATCGTTAGCATTCGCTACGGCAGACTTAAAGATAAAATCAAACCACAGAGCAAACCTGGCTCTAATACCTTGAAACATTGGCTAAAAGATTTACACATTCCAAGCTGGGAGCGTGATTCTATTGCGGTTGTTTATTACAATGATACACCGGTTGCGGTGAACGGACTGTTTGTGAGTGCCGATCACGCAGAAGACGATGGCATTATTTGGGTAGTAAAAGATGACTGA
- the rnhB gene encoding ribonuclease HII encodes MQIERPDVQYIAGVDEVGRGPLVGDVVTAAVILDPTKPIVGLTDSKKLSEKKRIALAEEIKEKALCYCIARASVAEIDDLNILHATMLAMTRAVEGLEIQPNHVFVDGNRLPKLSVAATAVVKGDSLVAEISAASILAKVTRDNEMLALDAEYPEFGFAGHKGYPTKAHFAALEAHGVTPHHRTSFKPVQRILAEKE; translated from the coding sequence ATGCAAATTGAACGTCCTGATGTGCAGTATATTGCAGGCGTTGACGAGGTAGGACGTGGCCCGTTGGTGGGTGACGTTGTGACCGCTGCCGTCATTTTAGACCCAACCAAACCAATAGTAGGGTTAACCGACTCAAAAAAACTGTCAGAGAAAAAGCGCATTGCATTGGCAGAAGAAATAAAAGAAAAGGCATTATGTTACTGCATTGCGAGAGCATCGGTTGCAGAAATTGACGATCTGAATATTCTTCACGCAACGATGTTGGCGATGACACGCGCAGTTGAAGGATTGGAAATTCAACCAAATCATGTATTTGTTGATGGAAATCGTTTACCTAAGCTAAGTGTCGCGGCAACCGCAGTTGTAAAAGGGGATAGCCTAGTTGCCGAGATAAGTGCAGCATCCATATTGGCGAAAGTCACCCGAGACAATGAGATGTTAGCACTCGATGCGGAATATCCAGAGTTTGGTTTTGCAGGCCACAAAGGTTATCCAACCAAAGCCCATTTTGCCGCACTCGAAGCACATGGTGTTACTCCGCATCACCGTACAAGCTTTAAGCCTGTGCAACGAATTTTGGCCGAGAAGGAGTAA
- the accA gene encoding acetyl-CoA carboxylase carboxyl transferase subunit alpha yields the protein MSLNYLEFELPIAELEAKIKELQNVSRSGDLDLSLEEEISRLKDKNVELTKKIFDGLGTWQVSQLARHPLRPYTRDYIERIFTEFDEFAGDRTFANDPAILGGVARLDDKPVMIIGQQKGRDTAEKIKRNFGMPKPEGYRKALRLMEMAERFKMPIITFIDTPGAYPGVGAEERGQSEAIARNLKVMAALKVPTICTVIGEGGSGGALAIGVGDRVNMLQYSTYSVISPEGCASILWKSADKASLAAEAMGVSASRVKELDLINNIIEEPLGGAHRNYDAMAKNLKVQLKRDLADLEALSTEEMLDQRYKRLMSFGYC from the coding sequence ATGAGCCTCAATTATCTTGAATTTGAACTTCCAATCGCTGAATTGGAAGCAAAAATCAAAGAATTACAAAACGTAAGCCGCTCTGGCGATTTAGATCTTAGCCTTGAAGAAGAGATAAGCCGCTTAAAAGACAAAAATGTTGAGCTAACCAAGAAAATTTTCGATGGTTTAGGTACTTGGCAAGTGTCTCAATTAGCGCGTCATCCGCTTCGTCCATATACTCGCGATTATATTGAACGCATTTTTACCGAGTTTGACGAGTTCGCAGGCGACCGTACTTTTGCTAACGATCCGGCTATTCTTGGTGGTGTTGCACGTCTTGACGACAAGCCAGTAATGATTATCGGTCAGCAAAAAGGTCGTGATACGGCTGAAAAAATCAAACGTAATTTTGGTATGCCAAAGCCAGAAGGTTACCGTAAAGCATTACGCTTAATGGAAATGGCTGAACGCTTTAAGATGCCAATCATTACCTTTATCGACACTCCGGGAGCTTACCCGGGGGTAGGCGCTGAAGAGCGCGGTCAAAGTGAAGCGATTGCACGTAACCTTAAGGTGATGGCAGCGCTTAAAGTGCCAACCATTTGTACTGTGATTGGTGAAGGCGGCTCTGGTGGCGCGTTGGCTATTGGGGTAGGTGACAGAGTAAACATGCTGCAATACAGCACGTATTCGGTAATTTCACCTGAAGGGTGTGCTTCTATTCTTTGGAAGAGTGCAGACAAAGCCTCACTTGCAGCAGAAGCAATGGGTGTATCAGCTTCTCGCGTAAAAGAGTTAGACCTTATCAATAATATCATCGAAGAGCCGCTAGGTGGCGCACACCGCAATTACGATGCGATGGCGAAAAACCTGAAAGTGCAGCTTAAACGTGACTTGGCTGATCTTGAAGCGCTAAGCACCGAAGAGATGTTAGATCAGCGTTATAAGCGTCTGATGTCATTTGGTTATTGTTAA
- the lpxD gene encoding UDP-3-O-(3-hydroxymyristoyl)glucosamine N-acyltransferase, whose translation MTKLHTLSQLAEFLGAQLQGDGDKSIRNIATLAQAKDDQIAFLANSKYRGQLESTTAGAVILSEKDADYFAGNKLIIADPYVAYAKLAQKLDSTPSAASGVHRTAVISDTATLGENVSVGANAVIEDGAVIGDDVEIGPGCFIGKHAKIGAKTKLWANVTIYHEVQIGEQCLFQSGAVIGSDGFGYANEKGEWVKIPQVGTVIIGDRVEVGASTSIDRGALEDTIIHSNVILDNQIQIAHNVEVGYGTAIAGCTVLAGSVKIGKYCQIGGMTAINGHNEICDGVVITGMSMVTKGITEPGIYSSGLPHQTNKEWRKSIAHLRNLSDFKSRLKALELLTAQLKDTDVE comes from the coding sequence ATGACAAAACTTCACACCTTATCTCAACTTGCTGAGTTTCTAGGTGCTCAGCTGCAAGGTGATGGCGATAAATCAATTCGAAATATCGCCACTCTCGCACAGGCAAAAGACGACCAAATCGCGTTTTTAGCCAACAGCAAATACCGTGGTCAGCTTGAAAGCACGACTGCGGGGGCCGTGATCTTGAGTGAAAAAGACGCGGATTATTTTGCGGGTAATAAACTCATTATCGCAGATCCCTATGTAGCCTATGCAAAACTTGCACAGAAGCTAGACTCAACACCTAGCGCAGCATCAGGAGTTCATCGTACAGCAGTTATCTCTGATACCGCGACGCTTGGCGAAAATGTCAGTGTGGGTGCGAATGCTGTAATTGAAGATGGCGCTGTGATTGGTGATGATGTTGAGATAGGGCCTGGCTGTTTCATTGGAAAACATGCCAAAATAGGCGCAAAGACTAAACTCTGGGCAAACGTGACTATCTATCATGAAGTACAGATAGGCGAGCAATGTCTATTCCAGTCTGGTGCCGTAATAGGAAGTGATGGTTTTGGCTACGCCAACGAGAAAGGCGAGTGGGTTAAAATCCCTCAAGTTGGCACCGTAATTATTGGCGACCGTGTCGAAGTTGGCGCGAGTACCTCTATTGATAGAGGTGCGCTAGAAGACACCATTATTCATAGCAACGTCATTTTAGATAACCAGATCCAAATTGCCCATAACGTCGAAGTTGGTTACGGTACAGCCATCGCAGGCTGCACGGTATTAGCGGGCAGTGTTAAGATCGGCAAGTACTGCCAAATTGGCGGCATGACAGCAATCAATGGTCACAACGAAATTTGTGATGGGGTTGTCATTACTGGTATGAGCATGGTTACTAAAGGAATTACTGAGCCAGGGATCTATTCTTCTGGTTTACCTCACCAAACGAATAAAGAGTGGCGTAAGTCTATTGCACACTTACGCAATTTATCTGACTTTAAGTCGCGCCTGAAGGCACTTGAGCTGCTGACAGCACAGCTTAAAGATACTGATGTAGAATAA
- the lpxB gene encoding lipid-A-disaccharide synthase, whose product MANEKNITIGVVAGELSGDILGAGLINALKLHYPNANFVGIGGPKMQQAGCKSLFDMDELAVMGLVEVLGRLPRLLKIKKQLVNYFIDNPPDVFIGIDAPDFNLRVEKPLKAAGVKTIQYVSPSVWAWRQKRIHKIAEATNLVLSLLPFEKAFYDKHEVPCTFVGHTLADEIPLEPDTAGARAQLSLSQDDTVLALLPGSRGSEVGLLSRTYLATAKKLVDKIPDLKIVVPLVNEKRRAQFLEALKEVAPELNPIMLDGQSALAMQAADSVLLASGTATLEAMLYKKPMVVGYKLNPKSYWIFNTFFTFNIKYFALPNLLADAPLVPEFLQAECNPDALADALFPMLKGNNSKLVRKFYEIHENIRLNASKQAAQAVMELIDAN is encoded by the coding sequence ATGGCTAACGAAAAAAATATCACCATTGGCGTGGTCGCAGGAGAGTTATCGGGCGATATACTCGGAGCAGGCCTCATAAACGCGCTAAAACTTCATTACCCCAATGCCAATTTTGTCGGGATCGGTGGTCCTAAAATGCAACAAGCTGGTTGTAAAAGCCTGTTTGACATGGATGAACTGGCTGTTATGGGACTAGTCGAAGTGCTTGGTCGCTTACCTCGCTTGCTAAAAATTAAAAAGCAATTGGTGAATTACTTTATTGATAATCCACCCGATGTATTCATCGGTATCGATGCGCCGGATTTTAATTTGCGTGTTGAAAAACCGTTGAAAGCGGCTGGGGTTAAAACCATTCAGTATGTAAGCCCAAGTGTGTGGGCGTGGCGTCAAAAACGCATCCATAAGATTGCTGAAGCGACTAACCTAGTGCTGTCTTTGCTGCCGTTCGAAAAAGCCTTTTATGATAAACATGAAGTGCCTTGTACATTTGTGGGTCACACGCTAGCGGATGAAATTCCACTTGAGCCGGATACCGCAGGTGCGCGTGCACAGCTGAGCTTAAGTCAAGATGATACGGTTTTAGCACTGCTTCCTGGTAGCCGGGGCTCTGAAGTTGGCTTATTGAGTCGCACTTACCTTGCCACTGCAAAAAAACTAGTCGATAAAATTCCCGACTTAAAAATCGTCGTGCCTTTGGTAAACGAAAAGCGCAGAGCGCAGTTTTTGGAAGCCTTGAAGGAAGTTGCGCCGGAATTGAACCCGATTATGCTTGACGGCCAGTCAGCACTGGCAATGCAAGCTGCGGATAGCGTTTTACTGGCCTCGGGTACAGCCACACTTGAGGCGATGCTATATAAAAAGCCAATGGTGGTAGGGTATAAGCTAAATCCTAAGAGTTATTGGATTTTTAATACCTTTTTTACCTTTAACATCAAATACTTTGCCTTGCCGAATTTATTGGCTGACGCACCACTTGTGCCTGAGTTTTTACAGGCAGAGTGTAATCCTGACGCACTCGCTGATGCACTTTTCCCGATGTTAAAGGGCAATAATAGTAAGCTTGTTAGAAAGTTTTACGAGATACATGAGAACATTCGCCTAAATGCCAGCAAACAAGCGGCTCAGGCTGTAATGGAGTTAATAGATGCAAATTGA